A part of Tumebacillus amylolyticus genomic DNA contains:
- a CDS encoding DUF2589 domain-containing protein translates to MAEQFVFHDLLAAIKDSVIQANAAAQQSSLESILTWFEKDGSPKMTQIMLPSTQPGQSVETIQIPLITLIPLSSTKIDRLTVEFNVQFADLIAKTDNNPFKQSSLGATVETPPNQKDLTSSFARRGKDSEPNLARIQIEIQGTEPPEALLRINDYLMKYLP, encoded by the coding sequence GTGGCAGAACAGTTCGTATTCCACGATTTACTCGCTGCGATCAAAGACTCCGTGATTCAAGCAAATGCAGCAGCACAACAATCCTCTCTGGAGAGCATTCTGACTTGGTTTGAGAAGGACGGCTCCCCGAAGATGACGCAAATCATGTTGCCTTCCACGCAACCGGGTCAGTCCGTGGAAACCATCCAGATTCCGCTGATCACGCTCATTCCGTTGTCGAGCACCAAGATCGACAGGCTGACGGTGGAGTTCAACGTTCAGTTCGCGGATTTGATCGCAAAAACGGATAACAACCCGTTCAAACAGAGTTCGCTGGGGGCCACCGTCGAGACGCCGCCCAACCAAAAGGATTTGACTTCAAGCTTTGCCAGACGCGGCAAGGACAGTGAGCCGAATCTGGCAAGGATTCAAATAGAGATACAGGGCACTGAACCGCCCGAAGCATTGTTGCGCATCAACGATTACCTCATGAAGTACCTACCTTAG
- a CDS encoding DUF2589 domain-containing protein, which produces MSDLVNMSEQFKGLPMQDLIGAPIKAACDAQIGLARATADFIQTVGIEKDKDGKPTGPRHVKFEYNRMVENPAYNPADPSSKPFVDQQVEISVPLLAIVPIPNLGIDLVDVTFDMEVKSSFQSKDKFEYEVGGSVSGSFWGVSVEVHGSVTSSTENTRQSDNSARYHVQVHAKDKGTPEGLARVLDMLHQSITPVAKELTTTTK; this is translated from the coding sequence ATGTCTGATCTCGTGAACATGTCTGAACAATTCAAAGGGCTTCCGATGCAAGATCTAATCGGGGCTCCGATCAAAGCGGCTTGTGACGCTCAAATCGGGTTGGCACGCGCGACCGCTGATTTTATCCAAACGGTCGGAATTGAAAAAGACAAAGACGGGAAACCAACCGGTCCGCGTCACGTGAAATTTGAGTACAACCGGATGGTGGAAAATCCGGCATACAATCCGGCGGACCCGAGTTCCAAACCGTTTGTCGATCAGCAAGTTGAGATCTCCGTTCCGCTTCTGGCGATTGTGCCGATTCCGAATCTGGGCATCGACCTCGTAGATGTAACGTTTGACATGGAAGTGAAATCTTCGTTCCAATCCAAAGATAAGTTCGAATACGAAGTGGGCGGCAGCGTCTCCGGTTCGTTCTGGGGTGTTTCCGTTGAGGTTCACGGCAGTGTAACCTCGTCGACGGAGAACACGCGTCAAAGCGACAACTCGGCTCGCTACCATGTTCAAGTGCATGCCAAAGACAAGGGCACTCCGGAAGGGTTGGCTCGCGTGCTCGACATGCTCCATCAATCGATCACCCCGGTTGCCAAAGAACTGACGACGACAACGAAATAG